TTTGAGTCTCacttctaatttaaaaaaaattaagaaatatttttaagtatATATTATGTTAATTATGCTATTAATTGAAAAAACCGATTTTGTTATTATCTTTCTCACGTACATTATTGCATAATATTGTCCACATCTCTTACGTAATTAAGGTCAACAACCACTTCTTGTAGTTTAACCAAGAACAAAACTGCCAATTTGCTATGTATATGTGGACAAAAAGCAGCagatacatgtatttatactaTATTATTATGATGATGGCTAATTAAATTCATGCACATGTATAGTACGCATGtgactaataaaataatgtaaGCACTACGACGTAGTTTCATATGTCACAACATCAATCATTGAACCCCACACAAAACTCTATAAAATCCCCTTCTATCTCTGTTTCACCCTCATTCAAACCCAAATCACATACACAATATTTCACAATCACCATTGCCAATTGTATTCAACACACACAACATCATGGaaaaccaacaacaacaacaatctaCAACAACAACCTTAGTTACTATGATGCCAAGTCCTGGCATGGGACACCTTATTCCAATGATTGAGTTTGCCAAAAGGCTTACCCACAATGACAATACTATTAATGTTCATTTCATCATCCCTTGTGACGGCCCTCCTTCCGCCGCGCAAACCACCGTCCTCCGCTCCCTCCCGGCTACCATCTCCCACACTTTCCTCCCTCCAATTTCCCTCTCTGACCTCCCTTCAGACACCAAGATTGAGCCTCTTATCTCTCTCACCGTGGTTCGCTCCCTTCCTTCCTTACGTCATACCCTCGCCTCCCTCGCCTCCTCCGGCCACCGTGTATCTGCCCTCGTCGTGGACCTCTTCGGCACCGACGCATTCGACGTTGCCGATGACCTTAACATTCCCTCTTATGTGTACTACCCTTCAACTTCCATGCTCTTGtccttctccttctatttacCACAATTAGACCAAATGGTTCAAGGTGAatatagagacctaattgaaCCGGTTCAAATTCCGGGATGTGTTCCGGTTCATGGAAAGGACTTGACACACCCGGTTCAAGACCGGAATGATGAGGCCTACAAGTGGTTACTCCACCATGTAAACCGGTTTAGAAGGGCAGCCGGATTTATAGAGAATAGTTTCTTTGAACTTGAACCGGGTGCTATTAATGAGCTACAAAAGGCAGATTCAGGTAAACCTCCGGTTTATCCGGTTGGACCATTGGTAAATGTAGAAAATGGTCGAACCGGTGATAAAGATCATGAGTGTTTGAGGTGGTTGGATGACCAGCCACGTGGCAGTGTTTTATTCGTTTGTTTTGGAAGTGGTGGGACC
This sequence is a window from Arachis duranensis cultivar V14167 chromosome 2, aradu.V14167.gnm2.J7QH, whole genome shotgun sequence. Protein-coding genes within it:
- the LOC107472940 gene encoding hydroquinone glucosyltransferase; translated protein: MENQQQQQSTTTTLVTMMPSPGMGHLIPMIEFAKRLTHNDNTINVHFIIPCDGPPSAAQTTVLRSLPATISHTFLPPISLSDLPSDTKIEPLISLTVVRSLPSLRHTLASLASSGHRVSALVVDLFGTDAFDVADDLNIPSYVYYPSTSMLLSFSFYLPQLDQMVQGEYRDLIEPVQIPGCVPVHGKDLTHPVQDRNDEAYKWLLHHVNRFRRAAGFIENSFFELEPGAINELQKADSGKPPVYPVGPLVNVENGRTGDKDHECLRWLDDQPRGSVLFVCFGSGGTLSSAQIDELALGLEKSGQRFLWVVRSPNDKVANASYFNAQSQADPFDFLPKGFVETTKGMGLVVSSWAPQAQVLAHESIGGFITHCGWNSILESVVNGVPLIAWPLYAEQKMNAVLVTEDTKVALRPKIGENGLVEKEEIASVVKNLMEGEEGKKLRHRMKDLKEAATKTLGKNGASTKQIVELANKWKGQTSV